In the genome of Phycisphaerae bacterium RAS1, one region contains:
- a CDS encoding lipoprotein NlpI, with translation MALVTVSYRAVHDRPRIDATAANGVFFELRKQYEQLSRQIALRPHEAMLYLRRGRVCAKLVLLENPGDRVLACAGALEDYRAAYERGGGHWNFPFGELNPLNPASLTPTTAPAFPGAPPDRIVQAQALADAARATLWIYRVDLAKLLLARAAEVNADEPLVRIEQLRFSGFDDRPWSEVSTELQALGADAALSESPEYWSALAFAHRQNRDFAKSRQALSRARALDPLDPAVQQALAMLEHISDADKPGGDVAARSLQTDPWEIFISLRTARALLQSERPADAKAVISQVLQVAPAFPDALFELAVCHHELREFQKAIEVYDKLLKLTPFNASAHTNKGLAYQELGQFRPALAAQEAALLIDPKNKRYRLRCANVLRELEKLPAAEKMYRAALEIDPSLVEASNGLGGVLFDQQRIADARAVFEAVLERQPNEVVALLAMGALAEQDRQYDAAIAYMRRAVGAAPASDRALGGLASVLLHADRWDELCAEVQATLDRAPQRVVAYQWRALCHAHAGRFDDALADYDHCIRLAPTDANAHAFRGAMRLLLNQPAPAALADFDQALRIQPNFVFAAEMAWVAGRDTGRNDPEAPVKRALEESPAANTWGRNLLRFVLGRLEAEELCDQAKTKQQQCEAFYIIGEKSRLIDGIDAGRPWFERCKELSTPDFETFLARWRLRSDADAPGGR, from the coding sequence GTGGCGCTTGTCACCGTTTCATATCGCGCCGTGCACGACAGGCCCCGAATCGACGCGACTGCCGCGAATGGAGTCTTCTTTGAGCTTCGAAAGCAGTACGAACAGCTTTCCCGCCAGATCGCGCTGCGCCCGCACGAGGCGATGCTCTATCTGCGGCGCGGGCGCGTGTGCGCCAAACTGGTACTCCTCGAAAACCCAGGAGACCGCGTCCTCGCTTGCGCCGGCGCGTTGGAGGACTACCGCGCCGCGTATGAGCGCGGCGGCGGGCACTGGAACTTCCCTTTCGGCGAGCTGAACCCTCTCAACCCAGCCTCGCTGACGCCGACGACGGCGCCGGCCTTCCCGGGCGCGCCGCCCGATCGCATCGTTCAGGCGCAGGCACTGGCCGATGCAGCCCGGGCGACCCTCTGGATATACCGCGTGGACCTGGCCAAGCTCCTGCTGGCGCGGGCGGCCGAAGTCAACGCCGACGAGCCGCTGGTGCGAATCGAGCAGCTTCGATTCAGCGGCTTTGACGACCGCCCCTGGAGCGAGGTGTCGACGGAGTTGCAGGCATTGGGCGCCGACGCCGCCCTGAGCGAATCGCCGGAGTACTGGTCAGCCCTGGCATTCGCTCATCGACAGAACCGCGACTTCGCCAAGTCTCGCCAAGCCCTGTCCCGGGCGCGGGCGCTCGATCCGCTCGACCCGGCGGTTCAACAGGCGCTGGCGATGCTCGAGCACATCTCCGACGCGGACAAGCCCGGCGGGGATGTAGCCGCCCGCTCGCTACAGACCGACCCGTGGGAGATCTTCATCTCACTCAGGACGGCCCGCGCGCTGTTGCAGAGCGAACGCCCGGCCGACGCGAAGGCGGTGATTTCTCAGGTGCTGCAAGTCGCGCCGGCGTTCCCCGACGCCCTGTTCGAACTTGCCGTGTGTCACCACGAGCTGCGCGAATTCCAGAAGGCGATCGAAGTCTACGACAAGCTGCTGAAGCTCACGCCTTTCAACGCCTCGGCCCACACGAACAAGGGGCTGGCGTATCAGGAGCTGGGGCAGTTTCGCCCGGCGCTGGCCGCGCAGGAGGCGGCGCTGCTCATCGACCCGAAGAACAAGCGCTATCGACTTCGCTGCGCTAACGTGCTGCGCGAACTGGAGAAACTGCCCGCGGCGGAAAAGATGTACCGGGCAGCGCTGGAGATCGACCCCAGCCTCGTCGAAGCATCGAACGGCCTGGGAGGCGTTCTTTTCGACCAGCAGCGCATTGCCGACGCGCGCGCCGTTTTCGAGGCCGTGCTCGAACGCCAGCCGAACGAGGTCGTCGCGCTGCTGGCGATGGGGGCGCTCGCGGAGCAGGACAGGCAATACGACGCAGCGATTGCCTACATGCGCCGAGCCGTCGGCGCTGCGCCCGCCAGCGACCGGGCGCTTGGCGGTCTGGCGAGCGTGCTGCTGCACGCCGACCGCTGGGACGAATTGTGTGCGGAGGTCCAAGCCACTCTGGACCGGGCGCCCCAGCGGGTCGTCGCGTATCAATGGCGCGCCTTGTGCCACGCGCATGCGGGACGCTTCGACGACGCACTGGCGGACTACGACCACTGCATCAGACTGGCCCCAACCGACGCAAACGCCCATGCCTTCCGCGGCGCCATGCGACTGCTGCTGAATCAGCCAGCACCGGCGGCGTTGGCGGATTTTGACCAGGCGCTCCGGATTCAGCCGAACTTCGTCTTCGCCGCCGAGATGGCATGGGTCGCAGGACGCGACACCGGTCGAAACGACCCGGAAGCGCCGGTCAAGCGGGCGCTCGAGGAATCGCCGGCTGCCAACACGTGGGGCCGCAACCTGCTCCGCTTCGTACTGGGCAGGTTAGAGGCAGAAGAGCTTTGCGATCAGGCGAAGACGAAGCAGCAGCAATGCGAGGCGTTCTACATCATCGGCGAGAAATCGCGGCTGATCGATGGCATCGATGCGGGACGTCCGTGGTTCGAACGGTGCAAGGAGCTGTCGACACCGGATTTCGAGACGTTTCTGGCGCGATGGCGATTGCGCTCGGACGCCGACGCGCCCGGCGGCCGCTGA
- a CDS encoding Lipopolysaccharide kinase (Kdo/WaaP) family protein — translation MPDTSPAPAGFQSTLRPGYPDLLDLPWSLPLERWTGVCPRIEEVPRGDSRHPVVFVNYDETLYALKELPEALAAREYQALRDMEERRLPVVTPVGHVLVRRADGAASIVVTRFLEHSLPYHALFMRSGLSRYRDHLLDALAGLLVQLHLAGVFWGDCSLNNTLFRRDAGRLNAYLVDAETSEVRPSLSNQMREFDLDLTRENVCGGLEDLVAAGALPESYPTVETASAIRDRYERLWNEITREELVGAGERYRIQERIRALNQLGFSVDSVELLGADGGQHLRLKAVVTDRSFHRDLLHSLTGLEAEEMQARQMLNEINERRAALSSASNRSTSLSGAAYEWLNQTYLPTLRRLRPLADAEADPCELYCQVLEHKWYLSEQAKRDVGHATAVEDFIKRFGGAGDSGRPRGMRSG, via the coding sequence ATGCCGGACACTTCGCCCGCTCCCGCCGGGTTCCAGTCCACGCTCCGCCCGGGCTACCCGGATTTGCTTGACCTGCCCTGGTCGCTGCCGCTGGAACGCTGGACGGGCGTCTGCCCGCGGATCGAGGAGGTTCCCCGCGGCGACTCGCGGCATCCGGTCGTGTTCGTCAATTACGACGAGACGCTCTACGCGCTCAAAGAGCTGCCCGAAGCGCTGGCGGCCCGCGAGTACCAGGCGCTGCGCGACATGGAGGAGCGGCGGCTGCCGGTGGTCACCCCGGTCGGGCACGTCCTGGTGCGCCGCGCGGATGGGGCGGCGTCGATCGTCGTCACGCGCTTCCTCGAACACTCGCTGCCGTACCACGCGCTGTTCATGCGCAGCGGCCTGTCGCGCTATCGCGATCACCTGCTGGACGCGCTGGCGGGATTGCTCGTGCAGCTTCACCTGGCGGGCGTCTTCTGGGGCGACTGCTCGCTGAACAACACGCTCTTCCGCCGCGACGCCGGACGGCTGAACGCCTACCTCGTGGACGCCGAGACATCGGAGGTGCGGCCGTCGCTGTCGAACCAGATGCGCGAGTTCGACCTCGATCTCACGCGCGAGAACGTCTGCGGCGGGTTGGAAGACCTGGTTGCGGCGGGAGCGCTGCCGGAAAGCTATCCCACGGTCGAAACGGCGTCGGCGATTCGCGATCGCTACGAGCGGCTGTGGAACGAGATTACGCGCGAGGAGCTGGTCGGCGCGGGCGAGCGCTACCGCATTCAGGAGCGAATCCGCGCGCTCAATCAACTGGGATTCTCGGTCGACTCGGTCGAGCTGCTCGGCGCCGACGGCGGCCAGCATCTGCGGCTCAAAGCAGTGGTGACGGATCGCAGCTTTCACCGCGACCTCCTGCACTCGCTTACCGGACTGGAGGCCGAGGAGATGCAGGCGCGGCAGATGCTGAACGAAATCAACGAACGCCGGGCGGCGCTCTCGTCCGCGTCGAACCGCAGCACGTCGCTCTCGGGGGCGGCGTACGAGTGGCTGAACCAGACCTACCTGCCGACGCTCCGCCGCCTGCGGCCGCTGGCCGACGCGGAGGCTGACCCGTGCGAGCTGTATTGCCAGGTGCTGGAGCACAAGTGGTACCTGTCGGAGCAGGCCAAGCGCGACGTAGGGCACGCGACGGCGGTTGAGGATTTCATCAAGCGCTTCGGCGGGGCGGGGGATAGCGGCCGGCCGCGGGGGATGAGGAGCGGCTGA
- the sigW_7 gene encoding ECF RNA polymerase sigma factor SigW has translation MEHDPLATSQLTDQDRRLLDRLIAGDEAAAAEIDQRFGQELRLFCRRMLGDAAGAEDIVQDVFCTCCKVGPESLPTRSVRAWLYQIARRRCIDVRRRQNRTGGDAAAAVRRVQPGFDNAIDPLTTPAGKALKRDRAAKLLALLDDLDDDLRTVVVMRYFQNLPRDEIAEAVGLTLAGTKARLSKAMDLLRDKLTQLDDSGT, from the coding sequence ATGGAACACGATCCGCTGGCCACGTCGCAGCTCACCGATCAGGACCGCCGCCTGCTCGATCGGCTCATCGCCGGCGACGAAGCGGCCGCGGCCGAGATCGACCAGCGCTTTGGCCAGGAGCTGCGCCTCTTCTGCCGGCGGATGCTAGGCGACGCGGCCGGCGCCGAAGACATCGTGCAGGACGTGTTCTGCACCTGCTGCAAGGTCGGCCCCGAGTCGCTGCCGACACGCAGCGTCCGCGCCTGGCTCTACCAGATCGCCCGCCGCCGCTGCATCGACGTGCGGCGGCGGCAGAACCGCACCGGCGGGGACGCGGCGGCGGCGGTGCGGCGCGTGCAACCGGGGTTCGACAACGCGATCGACCCGCTGACGACGCCGGCGGGCAAGGCGCTGAAGCGCGACCGGGCGGCGAAGCTCCTGGCGCTGCTTGACGATCTCGACGACGATTTGCGGACGGTCGTCGTCATGCGCTACTTCCAGAACCTGCCGCGCGACGAAATCGCCGAAGCGGTCGGTCTGACCTTGGCCGGCACGAAGGCCCGCCTGAGCAAGGCCATGGACCTGCTGCGCGACAAGCTGACGCAGCTCGACGACTCCGGCACATGA
- the prkC_18 gene encoding Serine/threonine-protein kinase PrkC, with protein MTCDEIQSLMLEFAEGELDDPQSDAVRTHVRACGPCMAKLRSTRELVGDLSAARSLDHQVNQSSPPPPTAAESLLGRRKIGDFEILGELGRGGMGVVYRARQISLNRVVALKVLNAGTIQSERHVTRFRKEARAAARLHHTNIVPVYAQGEEDGLFYYAMELIDGRSLSQVLQENSSLVMSPEAVMDAGQPSPAASTSPRAAASAPAAADPPPGLATQTHAARGPASLPTAFSITVKKPAPQRSLLHSGVRHRDYKRIARLFAEVADGLQHAHEQGIVHRDIKPQNLMLGRDDRLHITDFGLARLLDEPGMTLSTELVGTPAYMSPEQVSGDRQRVGPRSDIYSLGVSLYEVLALQRPHQAETYDQMIHHVLHRDPPPPRKIDPHVPLDLETICLRAIEKEPARRFAAAADMARELRRYADDTPLTIRRTGPLGKLVRWVRRNPARATAGAAVVAVLLLGVLTQNLLKAYVLRELSAAWDALMEDYRNDEPARAHLASIRWLNPLFGDSRRFLMADALANALHDAARAHASIEQHLLKSPADADAHCLAAWICVRLMRDMGDQKWADARAHLARAEQHVADLTHAGHFFRGMALVQFDPETAAGAFGDAVKIKGAGFLQAMMQQARASNYFMYMLRDRGIKVYGRTADDLGYIVRLQPQRELPRYLLATCHIIAAEIYRDDGKPEQADECYRLSLAVWDDPAVESIPPENRFNVIARAHESRGDLAKAIQVLESTPESVLKNTSRREEWAAYLMRLYYWTGNYAKAAECCRIRFEKVKKYDPDAALFAALIAHAASDDDAARQALDAGVQASERNAEHLLLLDAGYRLVGLPPPDGLLSDEKDFNSPASPRWSSDWLKLLYRYQRGETAWDEVIRVADELSGGSEVWRHLLMAGAHFYRAAATNDAATRREALRAAWKQHDNERYAFRAKMVLGPEP; from the coding sequence ATGACCTGCGACGAGATCCAATCGCTGATGCTCGAATTCGCCGAGGGGGAGCTGGATGATCCGCAGAGCGACGCCGTCCGCACGCACGTGCGCGCTTGCGGCCCGTGCATGGCGAAGCTGCGCAGCACGCGCGAGCTGGTGGGCGACCTGTCGGCGGCGCGCTCGCTCGATCACCAGGTTAACCAGTCGTCGCCGCCGCCGCCGACCGCGGCGGAGAGCCTGCTGGGGCGTCGGAAGATCGGCGATTTTGAGATCCTGGGCGAGCTGGGGCGCGGCGGGATGGGCGTGGTGTATCGCGCGCGGCAGATCAGCCTGAACCGCGTGGTGGCGCTGAAGGTGCTGAACGCCGGGACGATTCAGTCGGAGCGGCACGTGACGCGCTTTCGCAAGGAGGCGCGCGCCGCCGCCCGCCTGCATCATACGAACATCGTGCCGGTTTATGCGCAGGGCGAAGAGGATGGGCTTTTCTATTACGCAATGGAGCTGATCGACGGCCGCTCGCTCAGCCAGGTGCTCCAGGAAAACTCGAGCCTCGTCATGTCGCCGGAAGCCGTGATGGACGCCGGTCAGCCGTCGCCCGCGGCTTCGACCTCGCCGCGCGCAGCGGCGTCCGCGCCGGCGGCCGCCGACCCGCCGCCCGGCCTGGCGACGCAGACGCACGCCGCCCGCGGGCCGGCCTCGCTACCGACCGCCTTCTCAATCACGGTGAAAAAACCCGCGCCGCAGCGCTCCTTGCTGCACTCCGGCGTGCGCCATCGCGATTACAAACGCATCGCGCGACTCTTTGCCGAAGTCGCCGACGGATTGCAGCACGCGCACGAGCAGGGCATTGTCCATCGTGACATCAAGCCGCAGAACCTGATGCTCGGCCGCGACGACCGCCTGCACATCACTGACTTCGGCCTGGCGCGGCTGCTCGACGAGCCGGGCATGACGCTCAGCACCGAGCTGGTCGGCACGCCGGCCTACATGTCGCCCGAGCAGGTCTCCGGCGACCGGCAGCGCGTGGGACCGCGTTCCGACATCTACTCGCTCGGCGTCTCGCTCTACGAAGTGCTCGCGCTGCAGCGCCCGCACCAGGCTGAAACGTACGACCAGATGATCCATCACGTGCTGCACCGCGATCCGCCGCCGCCGCGGAAAATCGACCCGCACGTGCCGCTCGATCTCGAGACGATTTGCCTGCGCGCGATCGAAAAAGAGCCGGCGCGCCGTTTCGCGGCGGCGGCGGACATGGCCCGCGAGCTGCGCCGCTACGCCGACGACACGCCGCTTACCATCCGCCGCACCGGACCGCTGGGAAAGCTCGTCCGCTGGGTGCGGCGCAATCCGGCGCGGGCGACGGCGGGCGCGGCGGTGGTGGCGGTGCTCCTGCTCGGCGTACTGACGCAGAACCTGCTGAAAGCCTACGTCTTGCGCGAGCTGTCCGCGGCGTGGGACGCGCTGATGGAGGACTATCGCAATGACGAGCCGGCCCGGGCGCACCTGGCGTCGATCCGCTGGCTGAATCCGCTGTTTGGCGATTCGCGGCGATTCCTGATGGCCGACGCGCTGGCCAACGCCCTGCACGACGCCGCCCGGGCGCATGCCTCGATCGAACAGCATCTGCTCAAAAGCCCCGCCGACGCCGACGCGCACTGCCTGGCCGCGTGGATTTGCGTCCGCCTGATGCGCGACATGGGCGACCAGAAATGGGCCGACGCCCGCGCCCACCTGGCCCGCGCCGAGCAGCACGTGGCGGACCTCACCCACGCCGGCCACTTTTTCCGCGGCATGGCCCTGGTGCAATTCGACCCGGAAACCGCCGCGGGGGCCTTTGGCGACGCCGTCAAGATCAAGGGCGCCGGCTTCCTGCAGGCCATGATGCAGCAGGCCCGCGCCTCCAACTACTTCATGTACATGCTGCGGGACCGCGGCATCAAGGTCTACGGCCGCACCGCCGACGACCTGGGTTACATCGTCCGCCTTCAACCGCAGCGCGAGCTGCCGCGTTACCTGCTGGCGACCTGCCACATCATCGCCGCCGAGATCTACCGCGACGACGGCAAGCCGGAGCAGGCCGACGAGTGCTACCGGCTCAGCCTGGCCGTCTGGGACGATCCGGCGGTCGAGAGCATTCCGCCGGAAAACCGCTTCAACGTCATCGCCCGCGCCCACGAAAGCCGCGGCGACCTGGCCAAGGCGATTCAGGTGTTGGAAAGCACGCCCGAGTCCGTGCTGAAAAACACCTCGCGCCGCGAGGAGTGGGCGGCGTATCTGATGCGGCTGTACTACTGGACCGGCAACTACGCCAAGGCCGCCGAGTGCTGCCGCATTCGCTTCGAAAAGGTGAAGAAATACGACCCCGACGCGGCGCTTTTCGCGGCGCTGATCGCGCACGCGGCGAGCGACGATGACGCCGCCCGGCAGGCGCTGGACGCGGGCGTGCAGGCGTCGGAGCGAAACGCCGAGCACCTGTTACTGCTCGACGCCGGCTACCGCCTTGTCGGTCTGCCGCCGCCGGACGGACTGTTGTCGGACGAAAAAGACTTCAACTCCCCGGCGTCGCCGCGCTGGTCGTCGGACTGGTTGAAACTTCTGTATCGCTACCAGCGCGGCGAAACCGCCTGGGATGAGGTCATTCGCGTCGCCGACGAGCTGAGCGGCGGCAGCGAGGTCTGGCGTCACCTGCTGATGGCCGGGGCCCACTTCTACCGCGCGGCGGCGACCAACGACGCGGCGACGCGGCGCGAAGCGCTGCGGGCGGCGTGGAAGCAGCATGACAATGAGCGCTACGCGTTTCGGGCGAAGATGGTCCTGGGGCCGGAGCCGTAA